A single genomic interval of Pyrus communis chromosome 7, drPyrComm1.1, whole genome shotgun sequence harbors:
- the LOC137738934 gene encoding ABC transporter B family member 19-like, whose protein sequence is MAGIDSSFDFEQSSSSHRLPRHPTPFSSGSFTPVSSNSQFTQSRTPGSRRSRHIKPPTTPFAADNDKSWQGEISWQFEPTGWSDTRNLGSVLSPWATANTSSEAHIVRRSANYYYLSRTSRRAARNNPNYNSVPDGRLELQSYVAPPRVNNGNGNINLNNNSESSLISANSIYGAQHKKPPRLEKIKELGSGNYTGSGNYTGSGSLARKDVLGLIDYDHPPNRTKDDASEVLSHGMSHNLGHDLGGHFYDHGHHSHHGTSKIIGHDDHGRGLSHVGHNHHLHGYDDHAWQSKVSGHHNGGVDGYADSDQGSGYDEEDDEEEDAVPPKQVGLLSLFKYSTKWDMVLVFLGCIGALINGGSLPWYSFLFGTFVNKIAKESKYADKTQMMDDIETIALYMAGLAAIVVVGAYMEITCWRMVGERSAQRIRREYLRAVLRQDISFFDTEIAAGDIMHGISSDVAQIQEVMGEKMAHFIHHLCTFICGYTVGFLRSWKISLVVLSVIPLMMFCGIAYKAVYVGLTTKEEVSYLKAGNVAEQAISSIRTVFSFVAEDLLAERYADLLNKLVPFGARIGFAKGAGVGIIYVVSYSTWALAFWYGSALVSKGEISGGAAIACFFGVNVGGRGLALSLSYFAQFSQGTVAAGRVFEIIDRVPEIDPYSSVGSTLPSTHGRIEFKGVSFSYPSRMDAPILHSLNLVIPSRKSVALVGASGGGKSTIFALIERFYDPNQGTITLDGHDLRTLQVKWLRDQIGMVGQEPVLFATSILENVLMGKENATKKEAISACIAANANSFISGLPQGYDTQVGDRGALLSGGQKQRIALARAMIKDPRILLLDEPTSALDPESEAAVQKAIDKISSGRTSIVIAHRLSTVRNSHTIVVLDSGSVVEIGNHRQLMEKAGAYYSLVELAADGVTKPLLKQNDNQKVTQFSVSDMHDLSRSPFAQEKSRVEEKDVQKQKPKKVKLLDIWLLQRPEVPMLLVGFFLGMNAGAILSIFPFILGLALEIYFDEDPSKINKKIDPLCLALVGLGLGNILLMTGQQGLCGWAGTKLTLRVRNLLFRSILKQEPGWFDSEENSKAVLVSRLSVDSVSFRSVHIDRLSVLLMGLSSAIVGLGLSLWINRWLTLLAAALTPLTLGASYLSLIINLGPKLDNDAYAKASNIASGAVSNIRTVTTFSAQQQLVKSFERALSGPKRKSVKRSQIMGLALGFSQGVMYGAYTLTLWFGGYLVKEGKASFGDVYQIFLILVLSSFSVGQLAGLAPDTSMASTAIPAVFDIITRKPLISSSSSSREKERKLDRSKPLDIQFKMVTFAYPSRPDVTVLSDFCLKVRGGSTVALAGGSGSGKSTVVWLIQRFYDPIQGKVMMGGVDLREINLKWLRRQIALVGQEPTLFAGTMRENIAFGNPNASWSEIEDAAREAYIHNFISSLPQGYETQVGESGAQLSGGQKQRIAIARAILKKSKVLLLDEASSALDLESERHIQEALKKISKRATTIIVAHRLSTIREADMIAVMSNGAITEYGSHDALMASHLNGVYASLVRAETEANAF, encoded by the exons ATGGCCGGTATAGACTCCTCCTTCGATTTCGAACAATCCTCCTCCAGTCACCGCCTGCCACGCCACCCCACGCCCTTTAGCTCCGGCTCCTTCACCCCGGTCAGCTCCAACTCCCAGTTTACCCAAAGCCGAACCCCCGGCAGCCGAAGGTCCCGCCACATCAAGCCCCCCACGACTCCATTTGCCGCAGACAACGACAAGTCGTGGCAGGGCGAGATTTCTTGGCAGTTTGAGCCCACCGGGTGGAGCGACACGCGAAATTTGGGCTCAGTTTTGAGCCCATGGGCTACGGCAAACACATCCTCCGAGGCCCACATAGTTCGCCGCTCCGCCAATTACTACTACCTCTCAAGAACTAGCAGACGCGCTGCCAGGAATAACCCAAATTACAATTCTGTCCCTGATGGCAGGCTTGAGCTTCAAAGCTATGTTGCTCCTCCTAGGGTTAATAATGGGAATGGCAACATTAATTTGAATAATAATAGTGAGAGTTCTTTAATTTCTGCAAATAGTATCTATGGTGCACAACATAAAAAGCCCCCAAGATTGGAAAAAATAAAGGAGTTGGGAAGTGGTAATTATACCGGAAGTGGTAATTATACCGGAAGTGGTTCATTAGCTAGAAAAGATGTGCTCGGTTTGATCGATTATGATCATCCACCAAACCGGACAAAAGATGACGCATCCGAAGTTTTGAGTCATGGGATGTCACATAATTTGGGTCATGACCTTGGTGGTCATTTTTACGATCATGGCCATCACAGTCATCATGGTACGTCGAAAATTATAGGACATGATGACCATGGTCGAGGGTTGTCACATGTGGGACATAATCATCATCTTCACGGTTATGATGATCATGCATGGCAATCAAAAGTCTCTGGCCACCATAACGGCGGCGTTGATGGGTATGCCGATAGCGATCAAGGTTCGGGTTATGATgaagaggatgatgaagaagaagatgccgTGCCACCAAAGCAAGTAGGGTTGCTCAGCTTGTTCAAGTATTCAACAAAGTGGGATATGGTTCTTGTGTTTCTGGGATGCATTGGTGCTCTCATTAATGGAGGGTCTCTTCCTTGGTACTCGTTTCTTTTCGGAACGTTTGTGAACAAGATTGCTAAGGAATCAAAGTACGCTGACAAGACTCAGATGATGGATGATATTGAAACG ATAGCCCTGTATATGGCTGGATTAGCAGCAATAGTTGTAGTTGGAGCATACATGG AGATTACCTGTTGGAGAATGGTAGGGGAGAGATCTGCTCAAAGAATAAGAAGAGAATATCTAAGAGCAGTTCTACGGCAGGACATTAGCTTTTTCGACACAGAGATCGCCGCGGGCGACATTATGCATGGAATTTCTAGTGATGTTGCTCAAATCCAAGAAGTTATGGGGGAGAAG ATGGCACATTTCATTCACCACCTATGTACTTTCATATGTGGATACACAGTTGGATTTCTGAGGTCATGGAAGATCTCTCTGGTAGTCCTCTCAGTCATACCACTGATGATGTTCTGTGGTATCGCTTACAAAGCGGTTTATGTTGGCCTCACTACGAAAGAAGAG GTTTCTTACCTTAAAGCTGGTAATGTAGCCGAGCAAGCGATCAGTTCAATCAGAACTGTGTTTTCCTTTGTTGCAGAGGATCTTCTGGCTGAAAGATACGCAGATTTATTGAACAAATtggtgccttttggagcaagGATCGGCTTTGCTAAGGGTGCTGGAGTGGGAATTATCTATGTGGTTTCGTATTCAACATGGGCGTTGGCTTTCTGGTATGGCAGTGCTTTGGTTTCTAAGGGAGAGATCTCTGGAGGCGCCGCCATTGCTTGTTTCTTTGGCGTCAATGTTGGGGGAAG GGGCTTGGCGTTGTCCCTATCATATTTTGCTCAGTTTTCACAAGGCACAGTAGCAGCAGGCCGGGTGTTTGAAATTATAGATAGAGTTCCGGAGATAGACCCCTACAGCTCAGTAGGCAGCACCCTGCCGAGTACTCATGGAAGGATTGAATTTAAAGGCGTTTCTTTCTCATACCCGTCTCGTATGGATGCTCCGATTCTTCATTCCCTGAATCTGGTTATCCCATCTCGGAAGAGTGTAGCACTGGTTGGCGCTAGCGGAGGTGGAAAGTCCACCATTTTCGCTCTTATAGAAAGGTTCTATGACCCTAACCAAG GTACAATCACATTGGACGGTCATGATTTAAGGACGCTTCAGGTGAAGTGGCTAAGAGATCAGATAGGTATGGTCGGCCAGGAGCCCGTGCTCTTTGCCACAAGTATATTAGAAAATGTGTTGATGGGGAAGGAGAATGCCACCAAGAAGGAAGCGATTTCCGCCTGCATTGCTGCCAATGCCAACAGCTTCATTTCTGGCCTTCCACAAGGCTATGACACTCAG GTTGGAGACAGAGGAGCACTGCTGTCAGGAGGTCAGAAGCAAAGAATCGCATTGGCTCGGGCGATGATCAAAGACCCTAGAATCCTTCTCTTGGATGAACCTACCAGCGCCCTAGACCCTGAATCCGAGGCTGCGGTCCAAAAGGCTATTGACAAGATCTCCTCAGGCCGAACATCGATTGTAATTGCTCACAGGCTGTCGACAGTAAGAAATTCGCACACCATCGTAGTTCTTGACTCTGGCTCTGTGGTTGAGATTGGTAATCATCGCCAGCTCATGGAAAAAGCCGGTGCCTACTATAGCCTTGTTGAGCTTGCCGCTGATGGGGTAACAAAACCTTTGTTGAAACAAAATGATAATCAGAAAGTTACTCAGTTTTCGGTGTCTGATATGCATGATTTGTCAAGATCGCCATTCGCTCAAGAGAAAAGCCGAGTAGAGGAGAAAGatgtccaaaaacaaaaaccgaaAAAGGTTAAACTTTTGGATATATGGTTGTTACAAAGACCAGAGGTTCCAATGCTCTTAGTAGGGTTCTTCTTGGGTATGAATgcaggtgcaattttgtctatCTTTCCTTTTATTCTAGGCCTAGCCCTCGAAATATATTTCGATGAAGACCCatcaaaaattaacaaaaaaattgatccTCTTTGTCTAGCACTTGTTGGGCTTGGCCTTGGGAACATACTCCTCATGACAGGACAACAAGGGTTGTGTGGCTGGGCTGGAACAAAACTCACATTGAGAGTGCGAAACCTCCTGTTTCGTTCGATACTAAAACAAGAGCCTGGTTGGTTTGACTCCGAAGAAAATTCGAAAGCAGTTCTGGTCTCGAGGCTCTCAGTTGATTCTGTCAGTTTTCGTTCGGTCCATATTGATCGATTATCAGTCTTGTTGATGGGTTTGAGTTCAGCCATCGTGGGACTTGGTTTGTCCCTTTGGATTAATAGGTGGCTAACTCTTTTGGCTGCTGCTCTCACTCCTTTGACTCTCGGTGCAAGTTACTTGAGCTTGATCATAAATTTAGGGCCAAAACTCGACAATGATGCTTATGCGAAAGCGAGCAACATTGCTTCTGGTGCTGTTTCAAACATAAGGACAGTCACAACATTTTCTGCTCAGCAACAGCTGGTTAAGTCCTTCGAAAGAGCTTTATCGGGgccaaagagaaaatcagttaagAGGTCACAAATCATGGGCCTAGCACTAGGGTTTTCTCAAGGTGTTATGTATGGAGCATACACCTTAACCCTTTGGTTTGGTGGTTACCTTGTGAAAGAAGGCAAAGCAAGCTTCGGCGATGTGTACCAAATTTTTCTTATCCTTGTTTTGAGTTCGTTTTCTGTTGGACAATTAGCCGGTCTTGCACCAGACACATCCATGGCTTCAACAGCAATTCCAGCAGTTTTCGATATCATTACTCGCAAGCCATtaatcagcagcagcagcagcagcagagaaaaagaaaggaagctTGACCGGTCGAAACCATTGGACATTCAGTTCAAAATGGTGACATTTGCCTACCCTTCTAGGCCAGATGTGACCGTGTTGAGCGACTTTTGCTTGAAGGTCAGAGGCGGTAGCACAGTGGCATTGGCTGGCGGAAGCGGGTCTGGGAAATCGACGGTGGTATGGTTAATACAGAGGTTTTATGATCCAATTCAAGGGAAGGTGATGATGGGAGGGGTGGATTTGAGGGAGATAAATCTGAAGTGGTTGAGAAGGCAAATAGCTCTAGTGGGTCAAGAGCCTACATTGTTTGCAGGCACTATGAGAGAGAATATTGCTTTTGGAAACCCTAATGCTTCATGGTCTGAAATTGAAGACGCTGCAAGGGAAGCTTATATCCACAACTTCATTAGTAGCCTCCCTCAAGGCTATGAAACTCAG GTTGGTGAGAGTGGGGCCCAGCTATCCGGGGGCCAGAAGCAAAGGATTGCCATAGCAAGGGCTATACTGAAGAAATCAAAGGTACTACTTCTAGACGAAGCAAGTAGTGCACTGGATTTGGAATCAGAGAGGCACATACAAGAGGCACTTAAGAAGATCAGCAAAAGGGCTACAACCATCATAGTGGCTCACCGGCTTTCGACGATCCGAGAGGCCGATATGATAGCAGTGATGAGCAACGGCGCCATCACAGAATATGGGAGCCATGATGCACTTATGGCCTCTCACCTTAACGGTGTGTATGCTAGCTTGGTGCGTGCAGAAACTGAAGCCAATGCGTTTTGA